A window of the Dunckerocampus dactyliophorus isolate RoL2022-P2 chromosome 21, RoL_Ddac_1.1, whole genome shotgun sequence genome harbors these coding sequences:
- the slc35b3 gene encoding adenosine 3'-phospho 5'-phosphosulfate transporter 2 isoform X1, giving the protein MSAKYGLVRYDSSRKHISISIPSSTEVMSPHIKSSEELRVLGINLSSFGAPTQFFICVAGVLAFYLVYGYFQELIFSVEGFKPFGWYLTLVQFGFYSMFGLVELQLTQDKRRRIPGKTYMIIAFLTVATMGLSNTSLGYLNYPTQVIFKCCKLIPVMIGGIFIQGKRYDVADVSAAVCMSLGLIWFTLADSQVAPYFNLTGVFLISLALCADAAIGNVQEKAMKLHNGSNSEMVLYSYSIGFVYILMGLLCVGGLGPAVAFCSEHPVTTYGYAFFFSLTGYFGISFVLALIKLFGALVAVTVTTGRKAMTVFLSFVFFTKPFTFQYIWGSLLVLFGIFLNVYSKNRDKMKLPSIKDFRRMLLTGKKGQFLSQSV; this is encoded by the exons ATGAGTGCCAAATATGGCCTGGTGCGGTACGACAGTTCACGGAAGCACATTTCAATATCCATCCCATCTTCCACAGAGGTGATGTCCCCTCATATAAAGTCCTCGGAGGAACTGCGGGTTCTAGGAATTAACCTCAGCAGCTTCGGCGCTCCCACGCAGTTCTTCATCTGTGTGGCCGGGGTCTTAGCATTTTACCTAGTGTATGGGTATTTTCAG GAGCTGATATTTTCTGTGGAGGGTTTCAAGCCCTTTGGTTGGTACCTCACTCTGGTCCAGTTTGGTTTCTACTCCATGTTTGGACTTGTGGAGCTTCAGCTCACGCAAGATAAACGCAGAAG GATACCAGGAAAGACATATATGATCATTGCGTTTCTAACAGTGGCCACTATGGGCCTGTCCAACACTTCTCTGGGCTACTTGAACTACCCGACACAGGTTATCTTCAAGTGCTGTAAACTCATTCCTGTCATGATTGGAGGAATATTTATACAAG GTAAACGCTATGATGTTGCAGACGTGTCTGCTGCTGTCTGCATGAGTCTCGGACTTATCTGGTTCACGCTCGCTGACAGCCAAGTAGCGCCCTACTTTAACCTAACAG GTGTTTTCCTCATTTCCCTGGCACTGTGTGCAGATGCTGCCATCGGAAACGTGCAGGAGAAAGCCATGAAACTTCACAATGGCTCCAATTCTGAAATG GTGCTGTACTCGTACTCCATCGGCTTTGTGTACATACTGATGGGGCTGCTGTGCGTGGGCGGGCTGGGACCAGCAGTGGCTTTCTGCTCAGAG CACCCTGTGACGACATACGGTTATGCATTCTTCTTCTCTCTAACGGGTTATTTCGGCATCTCCTTTGTGTTGGCCTTGATTAAGCTCTTTGGTGCCCTGGTTGCAGTCACAG TGACCACAGGGCGGAAGGCCATGACTGTCTTTCTTTCCTTCGTGTTCTTTACCAAGCCCTTCACTTTTCA GTACATCTGGGGCAGCCTTCTGGTGCTCTTTGGCATCTTCTTGAATGTTTACAGTAAAAACCGAGACAAAATGAAGCTTCCCTCCATCAAGGACTTCAGGAGAATGCTGCTGACTGGGAAGAAAGGCCAATTTCTCTCACAAAGTGTCTGA
- the slc35b3 gene encoding adenosine 3'-phospho 5'-phosphosulfate transporter 2 isoform X4, with protein MSAKYGLVRYDSSRKHISISIPSSTEVMSPHIKSSEELRVLGINLSSFGAPTQFFICVAGVLAFYLVYGYFQELIFSVEGFKPFGWYLTLVQFGFYSMFGLVELQLTQDKRRRIPGKTYMIIAFLTVATMGLSNTSLGYLNYPTQVIFKCCKLIPVMIGGIFIQGKRYDVADVSAAVCMSLGLIWFTLADSQVAPYFNLTGVFLISLALCADAAIGNVQEKAMKLHNGSNSEMVLYSYSIGFVYILMGLLCVGGLGPAVAFCSEHPVTTYGYAFFFSLTGYFGISFVLALIKLFGALVAVTVTTGRKAMTVFLSFVFFTKPFTFQLPQQSACAAPIRAADTHLPARLERGPRHPGD; from the exons ATGAGTGCCAAATATGGCCTGGTGCGGTACGACAGTTCACGGAAGCACATTTCAATATCCATCCCATCTTCCACAGAGGTGATGTCCCCTCATATAAAGTCCTCGGAGGAACTGCGGGTTCTAGGAATTAACCTCAGCAGCTTCGGCGCTCCCACGCAGTTCTTCATCTGTGTGGCCGGGGTCTTAGCATTTTACCTAGTGTATGGGTATTTTCAG GAGCTGATATTTTCTGTGGAGGGTTTCAAGCCCTTTGGTTGGTACCTCACTCTGGTCCAGTTTGGTTTCTACTCCATGTTTGGACTTGTGGAGCTTCAGCTCACGCAAGATAAACGCAGAAG GATACCAGGAAAGACATATATGATCATTGCGTTTCTAACAGTGGCCACTATGGGCCTGTCCAACACTTCTCTGGGCTACTTGAACTACCCGACACAGGTTATCTTCAAGTGCTGTAAACTCATTCCTGTCATGATTGGAGGAATATTTATACAAG GTAAACGCTATGATGTTGCAGACGTGTCTGCTGCTGTCTGCATGAGTCTCGGACTTATCTGGTTCACGCTCGCTGACAGCCAAGTAGCGCCCTACTTTAACCTAACAG GTGTTTTCCTCATTTCCCTGGCACTGTGTGCAGATGCTGCCATCGGAAACGTGCAGGAGAAAGCCATGAAACTTCACAATGGCTCCAATTCTGAAATG GTGCTGTACTCGTACTCCATCGGCTTTGTGTACATACTGATGGGGCTGCTGTGCGTGGGCGGGCTGGGACCAGCAGTGGCTTTCTGCTCAGAG CACCCTGTGACGACATACGGTTATGCATTCTTCTTCTCTCTAACGGGTTATTTCGGCATCTCCTTTGTGTTGGCCTTGATTAAGCTCTTTGGTGCCCTGGTTGCAGTCACAG TGACCACAGGGCGGAAGGCCATGACTGTCTTTCTTTCCTTCGTGTTCTTTACCAAGCCCTTCACTTTTCA
- the slc35b3 gene encoding adenosine 3'-phospho 5'-phosphosulfate transporter 2 isoform X3 → MSAKYGLVRYDSSRKHISISIPSSTEVMSPHIKSSEELRVLGINLSSFGAPTQFFICVAGVLAFYLVYGYFQELIFSVEGFKPFGWYLTLVQFGFYSMFGLVELQLTQDKRRRIPGKTYMIIAFLTVATMGLSNTSLGYLNYPTQVIFKCCKLIPVMIGGIFIQGKRYDVADVSAAVCMSLGLIWFTLADSQVAPYFNLTDAAIGNVQEKAMKLHNGSNSEMVLYSYSIGFVYILMGLLCVGGLGPAVAFCSEHPVTTYGYAFFFSLTGYFGISFVLALIKLFGALVAVTVTTGRKAMTVFLSFVFFTKPFTFQYIWGSLLVLFGIFLNVYSKNRDKMKLPSIKDFRRMLLTGKKGQFLSQSV, encoded by the exons ATGAGTGCCAAATATGGCCTGGTGCGGTACGACAGTTCACGGAAGCACATTTCAATATCCATCCCATCTTCCACAGAGGTGATGTCCCCTCATATAAAGTCCTCGGAGGAACTGCGGGTTCTAGGAATTAACCTCAGCAGCTTCGGCGCTCCCACGCAGTTCTTCATCTGTGTGGCCGGGGTCTTAGCATTTTACCTAGTGTATGGGTATTTTCAG GAGCTGATATTTTCTGTGGAGGGTTTCAAGCCCTTTGGTTGGTACCTCACTCTGGTCCAGTTTGGTTTCTACTCCATGTTTGGACTTGTGGAGCTTCAGCTCACGCAAGATAAACGCAGAAG GATACCAGGAAAGACATATATGATCATTGCGTTTCTAACAGTGGCCACTATGGGCCTGTCCAACACTTCTCTGGGCTACTTGAACTACCCGACACAGGTTATCTTCAAGTGCTGTAAACTCATTCCTGTCATGATTGGAGGAATATTTATACAAG GTAAACGCTATGATGTTGCAGACGTGTCTGCTGCTGTCTGCATGAGTCTCGGACTTATCTGGTTCACGCTCGCTGACAGCCAAGTAGCGCCCTACTTTAACCTAACAG ATGCTGCCATCGGAAACGTGCAGGAGAAAGCCATGAAACTTCACAATGGCTCCAATTCTGAAATG GTGCTGTACTCGTACTCCATCGGCTTTGTGTACATACTGATGGGGCTGCTGTGCGTGGGCGGGCTGGGACCAGCAGTGGCTTTCTGCTCAGAG CACCCTGTGACGACATACGGTTATGCATTCTTCTTCTCTCTAACGGGTTATTTCGGCATCTCCTTTGTGTTGGCCTTGATTAAGCTCTTTGGTGCCCTGGTTGCAGTCACAG TGACCACAGGGCGGAAGGCCATGACTGTCTTTCTTTCCTTCGTGTTCTTTACCAAGCCCTTCACTTTTCA GTACATCTGGGGCAGCCTTCTGGTGCTCTTTGGCATCTTCTTGAATGTTTACAGTAAAAACCGAGACAAAATGAAGCTTCCCTCCATCAAGGACTTCAGGAGAATGCTGCTGACTGGGAAGAAAGGCCAATTTCTCTCACAAAGTGTCTGA
- the slc35b3 gene encoding adenosine 3'-phospho 5'-phosphosulfate transporter 2 isoform X2, translating into MSAKYGLVRYDSSRKHISISIPSSTEVMSPHIKSSEELRVLGINLSSFGAPTQFFICVAGVLAFYLVYGYFQELIFSVEGFKPFGWYLTLVQFGFYSMFGLVELQLTQDKRRRIPGKTYMIIAFLTVATMGLSNTSLGYLNYPTQVIFKCCKLIPVMIGGIFIQDVSAAVCMSLGLIWFTLADSQVAPYFNLTGVFLISLALCADAAIGNVQEKAMKLHNGSNSEMVLYSYSIGFVYILMGLLCVGGLGPAVAFCSEHPVTTYGYAFFFSLTGYFGISFVLALIKLFGALVAVTVTTGRKAMTVFLSFVFFTKPFTFQYIWGSLLVLFGIFLNVYSKNRDKMKLPSIKDFRRMLLTGKKGQFLSQSV; encoded by the exons ATGAGTGCCAAATATGGCCTGGTGCGGTACGACAGTTCACGGAAGCACATTTCAATATCCATCCCATCTTCCACAGAGGTGATGTCCCCTCATATAAAGTCCTCGGAGGAACTGCGGGTTCTAGGAATTAACCTCAGCAGCTTCGGCGCTCCCACGCAGTTCTTCATCTGTGTGGCCGGGGTCTTAGCATTTTACCTAGTGTATGGGTATTTTCAG GAGCTGATATTTTCTGTGGAGGGTTTCAAGCCCTTTGGTTGGTACCTCACTCTGGTCCAGTTTGGTTTCTACTCCATGTTTGGACTTGTGGAGCTTCAGCTCACGCAAGATAAACGCAGAAG GATACCAGGAAAGACATATATGATCATTGCGTTTCTAACAGTGGCCACTATGGGCCTGTCCAACACTTCTCTGGGCTACTTGAACTACCCGACACAGGTTATCTTCAAGTGCTGTAAACTCATTCCTGTCATGATTGGAGGAATATTTATACAAG ACGTGTCTGCTGCTGTCTGCATGAGTCTCGGACTTATCTGGTTCACGCTCGCTGACAGCCAAGTAGCGCCCTACTTTAACCTAACAG GTGTTTTCCTCATTTCCCTGGCACTGTGTGCAGATGCTGCCATCGGAAACGTGCAGGAGAAAGCCATGAAACTTCACAATGGCTCCAATTCTGAAATG GTGCTGTACTCGTACTCCATCGGCTTTGTGTACATACTGATGGGGCTGCTGTGCGTGGGCGGGCTGGGACCAGCAGTGGCTTTCTGCTCAGAG CACCCTGTGACGACATACGGTTATGCATTCTTCTTCTCTCTAACGGGTTATTTCGGCATCTCCTTTGTGTTGGCCTTGATTAAGCTCTTTGGTGCCCTGGTTGCAGTCACAG TGACCACAGGGCGGAAGGCCATGACTGTCTTTCTTTCCTTCGTGTTCTTTACCAAGCCCTTCACTTTTCA GTACATCTGGGGCAGCCTTCTGGTGCTCTTTGGCATCTTCTTGAATGTTTACAGTAAAAACCGAGACAAAATGAAGCTTCCCTCCATCAAGGACTTCAGGAGAATGCTGCTGACTGGGAAGAAAGGCCAATTTCTCTCACAAAGTGTCTGA
- the slc35b3 gene encoding adenosine 3'-phospho 5'-phosphosulfate transporter 2 isoform X6: protein MSAKYGLVRYDSSRKHISISIPSSTEVMSPHIKSSEELRVLGINLSSFGAPTQFFICVAGVLAFYLVYGYFQELIFSVEGFKPFGWYLTLVQFGFYSMFGLVELQLTQDKRRRIPGKTYMIIAFLTVATMGLSNTSLGYLNYPTQVIFKCCKLIPVMIGGIFIQGKRYDVADVSAAVCMSLGLIWFTLADSQVAPYFNLTGVFLISLALCADAAIGNVQEKAMKLHNGSNSEMVLYSYSIGFVYILMGLLCVGGLGPAVAFCSEHPVTTYGYAFFFSLTGYFGISFVLALIKLFGALVAVTVTTGRKAMTVFLSFVFFTKPFTFHPFLYLEPCIAVSPCL, encoded by the exons ATGAGTGCCAAATATGGCCTGGTGCGGTACGACAGTTCACGGAAGCACATTTCAATATCCATCCCATCTTCCACAGAGGTGATGTCCCCTCATATAAAGTCCTCGGAGGAACTGCGGGTTCTAGGAATTAACCTCAGCAGCTTCGGCGCTCCCACGCAGTTCTTCATCTGTGTGGCCGGGGTCTTAGCATTTTACCTAGTGTATGGGTATTTTCAG GAGCTGATATTTTCTGTGGAGGGTTTCAAGCCCTTTGGTTGGTACCTCACTCTGGTCCAGTTTGGTTTCTACTCCATGTTTGGACTTGTGGAGCTTCAGCTCACGCAAGATAAACGCAGAAG GATACCAGGAAAGACATATATGATCATTGCGTTTCTAACAGTGGCCACTATGGGCCTGTCCAACACTTCTCTGGGCTACTTGAACTACCCGACACAGGTTATCTTCAAGTGCTGTAAACTCATTCCTGTCATGATTGGAGGAATATTTATACAAG GTAAACGCTATGATGTTGCAGACGTGTCTGCTGCTGTCTGCATGAGTCTCGGACTTATCTGGTTCACGCTCGCTGACAGCCAAGTAGCGCCCTACTTTAACCTAACAG GTGTTTTCCTCATTTCCCTGGCACTGTGTGCAGATGCTGCCATCGGAAACGTGCAGGAGAAAGCCATGAAACTTCACAATGGCTCCAATTCTGAAATG GTGCTGTACTCGTACTCCATCGGCTTTGTGTACATACTGATGGGGCTGCTGTGCGTGGGCGGGCTGGGACCAGCAGTGGCTTTCTGCTCAGAG CACCCTGTGACGACATACGGTTATGCATTCTTCTTCTCTCTAACGGGTTATTTCGGCATCTCCTTTGTGTTGGCCTTGATTAAGCTCTTTGGTGCCCTGGTTGCAGTCACAG TGACCACAGGGCGGAAGGCCATGACTGTCTTTCTTTCCTTCGTGTTCTTTACCAAGCCCTTCACTTTTCA TCCATTTTTGTACCTTGAGCCCTGCATTGCTGTGTCTCCTTGTCTATGA
- the slc35b3 gene encoding adenosine 3'-phospho 5'-phosphosulfate transporter 2 isoform X5 → MSPHIKSSEELRVLGINLSSFGAPTQFFICVAGVLAFYLVYGYFQELIFSVEGFKPFGWYLTLVQFGFYSMFGLVELQLTQDKRRRIPGKTYMIIAFLTVATMGLSNTSLGYLNYPTQVIFKCCKLIPVMIGGIFIQGKRYDVADVSAAVCMSLGLIWFTLADSQVAPYFNLTGVFLISLALCADAAIGNVQEKAMKLHNGSNSEMVLYSYSIGFVYILMGLLCVGGLGPAVAFCSEHPVTTYGYAFFFSLTGYFGISFVLALIKLFGALVAVTVTTGRKAMTVFLSFVFFTKPFTFQYIWGSLLVLFGIFLNVYSKNRDKMKLPSIKDFRRMLLTGKKGQFLSQSV, encoded by the exons ATGTCCCCTCATATAAAGTCCTCGGAGGAACTGCGGGTTCTAGGAATTAACCTCAGCAGCTTCGGCGCTCCCACGCAGTTCTTCATCTGTGTGGCCGGGGTCTTAGCATTTTACCTAGTGTATGGGTATTTTCAG GAGCTGATATTTTCTGTGGAGGGTTTCAAGCCCTTTGGTTGGTACCTCACTCTGGTCCAGTTTGGTTTCTACTCCATGTTTGGACTTGTGGAGCTTCAGCTCACGCAAGATAAACGCAGAAG GATACCAGGAAAGACATATATGATCATTGCGTTTCTAACAGTGGCCACTATGGGCCTGTCCAACACTTCTCTGGGCTACTTGAACTACCCGACACAGGTTATCTTCAAGTGCTGTAAACTCATTCCTGTCATGATTGGAGGAATATTTATACAAG GTAAACGCTATGATGTTGCAGACGTGTCTGCTGCTGTCTGCATGAGTCTCGGACTTATCTGGTTCACGCTCGCTGACAGCCAAGTAGCGCCCTACTTTAACCTAACAG GTGTTTTCCTCATTTCCCTGGCACTGTGTGCAGATGCTGCCATCGGAAACGTGCAGGAGAAAGCCATGAAACTTCACAATGGCTCCAATTCTGAAATG GTGCTGTACTCGTACTCCATCGGCTTTGTGTACATACTGATGGGGCTGCTGTGCGTGGGCGGGCTGGGACCAGCAGTGGCTTTCTGCTCAGAG CACCCTGTGACGACATACGGTTATGCATTCTTCTTCTCTCTAACGGGTTATTTCGGCATCTCCTTTGTGTTGGCCTTGATTAAGCTCTTTGGTGCCCTGGTTGCAGTCACAG TGACCACAGGGCGGAAGGCCATGACTGTCTTTCTTTCCTTCGTGTTCTTTACCAAGCCCTTCACTTTTCA GTACATCTGGGGCAGCCTTCTGGTGCTCTTTGGCATCTTCTTGAATGTTTACAGTAAAAACCGAGACAAAATGAAGCTTCCCTCCATCAAGGACTTCAGGAGAATGCTGCTGACTGGGAAGAAAGGCCAATTTCTCTCACAAAGTGTCTGA